The genome window GTGACAGCCGGGCCATCAGATCGGGTCCGGGCAGTTGGGGATCAGCGGTGTCGAAGACCGCCCGCGCATGCTGCTCGGTCTGCAGCAGGCCGGGGATGTGTGTGGTGGTGGAGGTGATCAACTCCACTGCGTGGTATTCGAGTTCGGCGATGTCGAGCAGTCCCGGAAACAGCATTCCGCGATGCTCCTCCCACCAGCCCCTGGCGCGCTCCTGGGCCATCGCGGCGAGCAGGTCGACCAGTCCGGTGTCCGGGCACCCGTAGTTGAAGGCGAGGGTGCGGACCCGCTCGGCGCTGATGCCGAACCGTCCCGATTCGATGTTCGGGATGCGGGTGCGGTCGACACCGAGCAGCGCGGCGGCCTGTTGCACCGGCATGCCCGACTGCTCGCGCAGTTTGCGTAGTTCGTGCCCGAGTCGCTGCTGGCGGGCGGTCGGGGTGCTTCTG of Streptomyces sp. NBC_01363 contains these proteins:
- a CDS encoding helix-turn-helix transcriptional regulator produces the protein MPPRSTPTARQQRLGHELRKLREQSGMPVQQAAALLGVDRTRIPNIESGRFGISAERVRTLAFNYGCPDTGLVDLLAAMAQERARGWWEEHRGMLFPGLLDIAELEYHAVELITSTTTHIPGLLQTEQHARAVFDTADPQLPGPDLMARLSLRLRRQEVLERDRPPMYESVVHEAALRMQFGGPKVARAQLDHIVEQSERDRITVRVIPFAAGGFPGAGQSFTYAGAAVPQLDTVQLDSSHGSMLLDSDMQLRRYRGLLERLRTLALPVGESRDFIRSIAQDL